aatttgattatttcttgCATATTCTCATTAGAAACGAAATCAACTTATTATGTCTCAATCCTAAATTAGTTAGCATCCACTTTATAACTCCTCTGAATTCATCCTACTCTCACTAAGTCCATTGTATTTCAATACGAAATAGTTTAATTCTTCTCTATTATGTCATAAATTAGCAGCAAACACCAATGCATGGATCactatacaacaacaacaacattaaagGTTAAAAGGATGAACACCCTCTGTTCAAAACATTTCCCACTGCATGAACTTCAACTAACATTTCAAGAAATGTATATCATTTCActattttgattcaaaaaaatGTATATCATTTCAAAAAATGTATATCATTTTCACTATTTCCCACTTCACTATTTTCAACATAACTACTTTATCTGCAGTTACCAATCAATAACAGAAACTCTAAAAACCCAATCAATAATCGAAAAATGGCAGAACAAGAACAAAAAGACCACTCACTCAGACTCAGACACAAGATTCAAACTGAAAAACTATAACTTAAATTACAAGAAATGCACATCATTCCACCATTTTCATTCAAGAATAACAGCAACTTAACTACTATATCTGCATTCACCGAAAATGGTCAAAAAGCACACCTAAACTATAACATTTTCGCAAGTTACCTAATATCAACAATCCAAAATTCCATTTGCGCGcctattatcaattgaaaataaatatttggcCAACTCAGCATCGAGTTGTATTTTTTACAATTAACTCAAAAACCAATCAGCCCAACTCAATTCACCTGCAAATTTACGAAAAAACAACAAATTGGGACTAAGTAAAAAACTCTTACGCTTTAGCAAATGCCTTGTAGTAGTAATTATCTTGACCTAAGAAACTCAGAAATGTATCATTTTCTAGAGTCCCAGAAGCTAAACAAACAACAAACGGTGTGTACAGAGCAAGTTTTGCCATTTTTTTGAACTTGTACCAACATACTCTTGATATATGCATTGCATCTTCTCTGGGTATATTCATATCTGACTCCATTATTGAAACAATGGAGAAAAATGGTGTTCTTGAAATGAAAAGATTGCAAAAACCCAGAAAGGGTTTTGTGGGTGATCAAGAAAAAATGGAACTTGGAGGAAAAAAATGGAGGttcttgaacttttgatttTGCTGTATTGAGTATTCTCTTTTGGAATTTGGAGATTTGATGgactatatatatagtaatgGCATGCTGACAATGACGAAAAGGTGGAGGGGTataattgtcaaaaaaaaatattcatccgTCTCAAAATAAGTGTATTTTTTTTCACCTcgagaattaatttaattagttttgaagttataatttataatttcaataGGGGAAAGATAATAGatgttgtaattttttatattaatatgatgaaaaaatgtgTGTTAAATTGTTGGTTAAAATTTACATAGTTTGAATTTTGAGAAGTGAAAAGCCACGAAGAAATTAATGAGGGTATTTTAGTACATGCGAGAAAATTATGTAATTTCTTTCAAGTTTTGAATATGCCCAGATATTGGTGATTATGTGTGTGAGTTGATCTGTATATcactttatgataatatttgaaTGAAGTTCATTGTGAATGGAAAATGTGAACAAAGTTCGAGTTTTAGTAGAAATGAAAAAAGTTATGTTGTTTCTTTCAATTAGAATTTGTCTAGGTATTTGTGATTGTCAGAATGTGTGTATGCTTATCTGTATATCACTTTACGTCAAAATTTGAATGAAACTGTTGTGAATGAAAACGTGAACAAGAtttgaatttcaatataaatgaaACATATGTTGTAGttgttttcatttttgaatCTGTTTGGCAATTGATGATATTCAGAATGTGTGTACGCTGATCTGTATATAAAACTAGTATCTGCACACGTGTTTTACACGTGTAttccatattattattattattattattattgttattattattattattattattatagaaataATGGGAAAAAATGTTGTTCTTGAAATGAAAAGATTGCAAAAACCCAGACAGGGTTTTGTATGATCAAGAAAAAATGGAACTTAAAGGATAATATAGTTTTTGAACTTTTGATTCTGTTGTACTGAGTACTCTTTTTAAAGTGTGTGAGTTGATCTGTATATcactttatgataatatttgaaCGAAGTTCATTGTGAATGAAAAACGTGAACAAGGTTCGAGTTTTagtagaaatgaaaaaaattatgttgtttcTTTCAATTAGAATTTGTCTAGGTATCTATGATTGTCAGAATCTGTGAATGCTAATCTGTATATCACTTTACGTCAATATTTGAATGAAACTGTTATGACTGAAAACGTAAACAagatttaaatttcaatataaatgaaaacatatttttttaaatttaaatctgTTTGGCGATTGATGATATCCAGAATGTGTATACGCTGATCTGTATATAAAACTAGTATATGTACACATATTTGCACGtgtattctttattattattattattattattattattattattcaaacaATGGAGAAAAATGGTGttcttgaaatgaaaatattgCAAAAACCCAGAAAGGGTTTTGTATGATCAAGAAAAAATGGAAGTTGGAGGAGAAAATATAGTTCTTTGAACTTTTGATTCTGCTGTACTGAGTATTCTTTTTTGGAATTTGGAGATTTGATGGACTATATATATTAAGGGGATGCTGATAATGACAAAAAGGTGGAGGGGTACaagagtaaaaaataacaaaaatattcatccgtcttaaaataaatgtatttCTTTTACCTCGagaattaatttgattaattttgaagttataatttttaacttcaatAGAGGAAAGATAATAgatgttgtatttttttatatatatattaatatgatgaaaaaagttGTGTCAAAATGCTAgtcaaaatttaattagtttgagTTTCGAGAAGTGAAAAGCGAAGAAGAAATTAATGGGGGTATTTTAGTAAACAGAGAAATgatgtattttctttcaatctGAATATGCCTAGATATTCGTGATAGTCAGAATATGTGTGAGTTGATCTGTATatcattttatgataaaatttgaatgaaattcATTGTGAATGAAAAACGTAAACAAGGTTCGAGTTTtaatagaaatgaaaaaaaattatgttgtttcTTTAAACTCGAACTTGTCTAGGTATTTGTGATTGTCAGAATATGTGTATGCTGATGTGTATATCACTTTACGTCAATATTTGAATGAAATTGTTGTGAATGAAAACGTGAACAAGATTTGAATTTCAGTAAAGGAAAACATATgttcttatttaatttgaatctGTTGGGCAATTGATGATATTCAGAATGTGTGTACACTGatgtgtatataaaaatactagTATCTCGACACGTGCTTTGCACGTGTATcccatgttattattattattgaattgtatatttatagCTACAATGTTATACATTAGAATTATTTAATAGAgctatatatattaaatgttaaaggtataaaaaagataaacgtaattacatatccttaaacccTCAGGAATAAAGTCGAAATACATATTATGTTATCTTCTTACTTATTACGATACATAATGTACTTCTATATTTCAAAACAATAATTATAGCCTCCCATTTGATTcgattgatgatttttctaggAGACACCATGAGATCAAACTGAAAGTTTAAATTGGAAAATATAGAGGATATATCAAACAACAGTTTGGTGCTAAGCAAAGGCTATCAAGCTTTCTTACCTGTCAAATAGATTTCTTAGTATATAATCACACTCACATGTCTGAATAATTGTCTAAAGCACATATTTTTATCTAACCTAAAAAAATGAGACGATCGTTAACCAaccaaaatcataaaattttaagatattgGTCATTAAAAGTGAAGGAggggaaaaataaataattcatacTACACCTATTTAACATGAGTTATATCACTACATCATCATCTTACATATGGTCAATAGTTTTTTATAGGGGGGAAACTCTAACATAAAATAAGAGGTAAAGTATAAATCATTCATTTATGTACTGcaataaaagttataagaaactatacataattattaatattagcaataattattagtattagcaGAGGAAGATCAAAAGTCaaaaaccatttaaaatgaaaagtaaattgACTATTAGAAGATGAATAATCATCCACTATTACCCTTATGCTCtgcttaaattaaaattaaatggaaGTTGGATAAGTTATTgcaataaaattatcatttaatagaagttttattaaaagaataaattgcAAACATTCATTAGAGAGGAAGGTGAAAAAAACATTGTATGCATTAACTATCATGtcaaatttatttgatcaaaaaaagttaaaatacttTAACTTAATATTGGGATAAACttataattcaactttttactTAAATGATTTCtacttataataatttatgatagATGATGACTTGAATGAAGCCAgctatgaatgaaaaatgtgatCAAGGTTCAGattttagtataattttaaGTCGTTGAGATATTGGTGATAGTCAAAATGTGTGTAAACTGCTGACCTGGATCACTTTACGATAAAATTCGAATGAAAGCTGTTATAAAAAAAGATCACgaataaagttcaaattttagtagaaataaagaagttatgtattttttttaattcgaaTGTGTCTATGTATTTAGTGATAATCAAAATGTGTTGCAAGTTAATCGGTATGttactatttatataaataaattccaTAAAAGAGGAGatcaataaataacataacaatCAACTAGTACTAATTGTGTATTCCTTTTTGggatatatataataaatttcaatattttgtagTCATTTACCTATAACACATAGAtctaagttatatatatatatatatatatatcacttaaTGCGAAAAGGGTTCAACTGAACCTATTGCTTTCGGATCAATCATGTATACATATGCACAAAAAGGGAAAACGTATAGTAAGGTTATACTTATTTTGAACGTAGTGACTTTGGATCCTGAATTCACCTCTGCTTACCACCTTTCATCCCCGAACCAGTTGTTCTTCTCCTTAGGTCCTGTTGGCCCTGCTTCACCATAAAGTTCATTTGGAAATAGCTCGACGAGAGTCTCTACTGAAAACCTGAAAAAAGACGGGAGGTGTTTGATTATCTCGTCCACTTCATAACCCGATTTGTACTCAATGGTTGGACCCCATTCCCTCATGTACTGTAACCATGGCGGTTCTACGACAGTTCCTTCTCCAAGATACTCAGCAGCGATGATTTGATACTTACTGCTAGAGTCTACATAGTATTTGCTTTTTGCACAATCATTTCTTGCTCCGATACCAAGTTTTGTATTGCCTTGAAGGTAACATCCAGGATGTGGGAAGCTCGCGTGGCCATTTTTTGATGCATATACGACTGACTTGTTCCCCTCGATGAACTCCAAATCACGAGCATCAACCCATTCACCACCACTATGTTCTGAGAAGTATACACTACAGAGCTCCCCTGAGAAGTTGCTAATACGAAGAGTATAATGCTCCCAATCACACACGTGTTCGCCTACTTTATTCAAGGAAAGATTCATCAAGCCTACTTTGAGTGTAGCTGGTCCGTTGAAGGGGCAAAATATCCACATCGCAATATCAGTGAACGTTCCTCCTTCAGCCGGTTTAACATGAACATAGAGCTCCGCGGTCTCAATGTTACCACATTTGACTATCTGTCTATTTTCAACATTCTTATTAGGCAAATCAAGCCAATATTTCCCATCATTTCGTCCACCTGCAGGCAAGTTTGAGCCTTTCGCGTCAATAGCAATACCATTGTCCTTACCATCCTTAAATAGAAGAGCTCCGTTTGAGAAAAACCATGGAACGGATGAGGGCAAGTAAGTTTCGTCAGGATGGAAGTAAACAGTAGGTCCATAGTGCTTGATGAGTGCATGTACCTGTTCAAGATTAGGCATTGCCTGTAGAGACGAGTCGAAATTCTTCAAACATGCAATGGTGAGGTCATCGCCTTTAGTGAAGCTCGTACTGCAGAAGAACGTCCCGACTGAAACCCCTCTACATAACATGCCCCTCTTGCAAGGTCTAGTTTTCCAAACATCAAATTGCCTCTTTGAAAATAACGAATTTGCACTAAAAACAACTTCACAAGTCTCACAACTCTCTGTAAGATCAGCGCGGACACATTTAACTTCATCAAGATTCGGTTCATTAGGCTCAGCAGTAGTCACAAAGCCCATTGCTTTATAACCAACTGGTGCATTTGGAAGCCAAATGTAACCAACTTCCTTATAAAGGGCGTTTGTGTTATAAACCAAAGTGTAGTTCATTGGTTTTGCAAGAGCAGGAAGCTTGGAAGCTGCATCTTGAAGTAATTTTTTCGGCTTCAAATCGTTGACAGCAAGAACATAGCCTGTTATGTTCTTCTCACCATCTGGCTGACAGTAGTGGCCAACGATCGAAAATCCTTGTGGAATTTCGTCTGGTTTATAGAATGAAACTGATTTTGATTTACCAAACAATGGACTACAACTCCAAATTTTCTTAAACTTGGTGATTTGAACAGCTTCAATTTCACCTAGGCATATTTTTCCTTGAGCAAATCCTTTACCTACACAAAGACAATATTCCTATTAAACCAAACTGGGAAACCATGCTTCATACTAACTCTTCAAATATGCGGACAAGTGCATGTTGGATCCTCCGAAAGTAGTGCGTTTTTGTAACACGAGTGCAGCAACTATTTTTGGAGAGTTCGAGCAACACAACTTGATACAATTAATGTGGTTGgctatataaaattatttttgttatagtgataTGACTCCGGGATAAGTAAAATATACACAAACCTTACCCAttgtaaaattgtaatttaaagGGTAAATTACAAATACTAGCATAAAAAAGTGAACTTTGAAACTCCCTATTTACTAGTGACAAAACAAGAATGACtacttttttttacttattatatcatcaattaattactttaaaaaatatcgtAACTTTTTTAATATCTTTACTTTTTCATTCATGCATTTCGTAATTAACAggagtaaaataataaattcactacgtcaataaatattttctcttaaCCGTCAATTCAAAAGTGAACAAAGAAATAGATaattacaaattaatttttagaagTCAACCATAGAACAAATTAAACAGACAAAGTCCACTCAGAAAAAAAATACAGATCTTGTGTTATCtctttaacaaaataaaataaaataccttGAGGCCATTGTGGAATTGGTGAAGGCAAAGCAAAGCTCTGTGGTTCAATTTCACCATAGTTGTAATCAGTGACACTGTTCCAACAGCAACAATTTCTCCCAAACATTTCTtctgtaaccaaaaaaaatcaagaaaacagaaaaaaacaAAACCCCACTAAATGTTTGATCAAGATTTTGCTTTTAAGCtgactagaaaattaaaaaatactttgaaaTCAAGAAACTTGGAGAAGTACAAAAACAGCactattttctctaattttttgt
This DNA window, taken from Solanum lycopersicum chromosome 5, SLM_r2.1, encodes the following:
- the LOC101256489 gene encoding hypothetical protein At1g04090 — protein: MFGRNCCCWNSVTDYNYGEIEPQSFALPSPIPQWPQGKGFAQGKICLGEIEAVQITKFKKIWSCSPLFGKSKSVSFYKPDEIPQGFSIVGHYCQPDGEKNITGYVLAVNDLKPKKLLQDAASKLPALAKPMNYTLVYNTNALYKEVGYIWLPNAPVGYKAMGFVTTAEPNEPNLDEVKCVRADLTESCETCEVVFSANSLFSKRQFDVWKTRPCKRGMLCRGVSVGTFFCSTSFTKGDDLTIACLKNFDSSLQAMPNLEQVHALIKHYGPTVYFHPDETYLPSSVPWFFSNGALLFKDGKDNGIAIDAKGSNLPAGGRNDGKYWLDLPNKNVENRQIVKCGNIETAELYVHVKPAEGGTFTDIAMWIFCPFNGPATLKVGLMNLSLNKVGEHVCDWEHYTLRISNFSGELCSVYFSEHSGGEWVDARDLEFIEGNKSVVYASKNGHASFPHPGCYLQGNTKLGIGARNDCAKSKYYVDSSSKYQIIAAEYLGEGTVVEPPWLQYMREWGPTIEYKSGYEVDEIIKHLPSFFRFSVETLVELFPNELYGEAGPTGPKEKNNWFGDERW